One Bacteroidota bacterium genomic window, TATTTGGTAATACAATAGCATATTTCAACACTCCTTATGATGTTAAGAAAGTAACTGCTAATCCAAGTCCAACTAATCCGGATATTAATAATTGTGATTTCGCAAATTTTACATCACCATTTTATACACAAGGTAACACTATTAATGATCCAGAATTTGTTGATCATTCAAATGGTGATTACAGGATCTCAGCAAAATACTTCTCACCTTGTATTGATGAAGGAAATATTGCTTATTACCTGCCTAGTCTTTCAATATACGATATAAGAGGGAATGGATACAATAGAATTGTTGATGCAAAATCGGCAACCACTTATGATATTGACATGGGGGCTTACGAATACGAATATTTGAATGAATGGGGAAACCCAAATGCGAATTATAAAGTTGCTCAAAACGATTCAGTATTTTTAGAAGCCAGTAAAGATAATATCGTAATTTATCCTAACCCTGTTACTGAACAGTTCACCATAAGATTAAATTCTGAGGTTGAAGAAAAAGTTATTATTCAAATGATCAATACAATAGGTGAAATTGAATGGGAAGGTCAGATTGAATTGGTGGAAGGAATGAATCATTATACAGTCAATAGAAATGGTTTAGCGAAGGGTATTTATTTTATTAAATTAAATTATATCTATAAAAAATTTAAAACGTTTAAGTTAATTTTTAATTAAATCATTTCAGGGTTCCGGCTAATTAGCCGGAACCTTTTATTTTATTTTATGATAAAAAATATTATTAAGCATTATCTTATTTTTACTGGCATATTCTTTATTGTACAAATATCCCCAGTTTACGGGCAACTTGAAGCAAAGCACTGGTATTTTGGCACATGGCAGGGGCTCAGGTTTGAGAATAATTCACCTGTAAAAATATATGATAGCAAAATGTCCTCTCAAGTTGGGTCATCCTGTATTTCTGATAAATATGGCAACCTGCTATTCTATTCAGATGGGAAAACAATCTGGAATAAAAATCATGATACACTGAAAAATGGTTTTGATCTTATAGGATCAAGTGGTTGTGCACAAGCACCGATAATCATCCCTTATCCGGGCGACACCAATCTTTATTATCTTTTTACTGTAATGGGATCCTATACATGGCTTCAACATCAGGAAGGATTATGGTATCATATATTGGATATTTCAAAAGACAATGGAAATGGAGAGATCATTTTAAAAAATCGAAAATTATGCTCTGATGTACAGGAAAAAATTGCAGCTACCATGCATGCCAATAAACAATCGGTCTGGATCATAACCAGTGATTGGAACTCTAACAAATTCAAAGCATTTTTGATAACAAAAACAGGTTTGGATACAATACCTGTAATTTCATCAAGTGGTTCATACTTCTGGTCAAAAACCGGA contains:
- a CDS encoding T9SS type A sorting domain-containing protein, giving the protein QGFTSPNCFLMGNLNITNCTFTNNTASNNGGGIYIDESNPKIYNCTIADNEANNQTGYAGGVYFDGTSQPIFGNTIAYFNTPYDVKKVTANPSPTNPDINNCDFANFTSPFYTQGNTINDPEFVDHSNGDYRISAKYFSPCIDEGNIAYYLPSLSIYDIRGNGYNRIVDAKSATTYDIDMGAYEYEYLNEWGNPNANYKVAQNDSVFLEASKDNIVIYPNPVTEQFTIRLNSEVEEKVIIQMINTIGEIEWEGQIELVEGMNHYTVNRNGLAKGIYFIKLNYIYKKFKTFKLIFN